The following proteins are encoded in a genomic region of Sylvia atricapilla isolate bSylAtr1 chromosome 14, bSylAtr1.pri, whole genome shotgun sequence:
- the HMGXB3 gene encoding HMG domain-containing protein 3, with protein sequence MEAPYEGTEVTVVMEEIESTYTYASPVPSKKKKKHKRTADQGEKAKKPRSAYLLYYYDIYLKVQQDLPHLPQSEINKKISESWRLLSVAEKSYYLEKAKLEKEGLDPNSKASTRTAVVPDIPGFRKILPRSDYIIIPKTTLQEDRSRQSLELCVTQSPAASEGLAARRNVTSVSRGDAVQNILSVDSGQAGGSEQCIAIEGLPEDTAAFAQPEPVEEAVASEVLSHYVGPVIEKVAGDILLDEASLEIEGQPYQTARVVIEETLVSSSTDMSKGSIAVARPQVPDGVSVVTVVTGRDTEESSSSTPATQFIMLPLPAHSVVENPASIKLTTTSTRRGHGYCTNPGCSFTYVTRHKPPKCPICGNFLGGKWLPKEKQPRSKSEPNSGTSLKTPAAKRGQQSALTEPTAVSESSSKSTLESSEAVSQLLNAVPVGGQMPEMEWEEVIISEAHFLPNDVLAEDRRSAVGVVLGQESQWQADTSSEQAEKGSVGLGMSASSEVLNPNASVKKPVVGTDATAATHKGQEVKSKPRPKPSLLAAARPMRAILPAPASMGREASTEQPSSRQAFASTDKHSPVRTSGLKPSTLKQLGQSVLQPPSAEERKLHSFVTSSASQVKVVEVKPEIFPSYKYSCTVTLDLGLATSRGRGKCKNPSCSYVYTNRHKPPICPSCGYNLAKDRTEKTAKSLEVSPGQSDVLNPSEPLTPSQKEIQRQSTLQLLRKVMQIPENESELAEIFTLIHELNSSRLILSNVSEETVTIEQTSWSNYYESPHVQCLLCNSPLFKGGQNSLAGPQECWLLTANRLQVVTAQVKVCLNLQCLALHSFTDIYTGLFNVSNKLLVSLDLLFAIRNHIKLGEDPRVAVGNILDSVQEQTDKSLSPDEQGQLQELLCNGYWAFECLTVRDYNDMICGICGITPKVEIAQRNTENVLALKNIEFTWPEYLPSSEVNVEDFWSTMETEVIEQVAFPSSIPITKFDASIVAPFFPPLMRGAVVINTEKDKNLHAQPVPGNGSALVRLLQEEVFRPELINSYSEEELQSFLTQCGIPWEASHTKDELCYSLLALYEFVQNGTSITPPSAHHTGGKIYKVCPHQVVCGSKYIVRGENARDHVDLLVSSRHWPPVYVVDTASSVALCADLCWPGLTSQMWGKNQGCFSDPMEPPTYVSCPELLDQHYSVDMTVAEHSLQHPVTKSSARRIVHTGSEQSWDPTARHRCMSLCRELEPYGAIIATINDSKTSHVRQRPITFENPTHYYLYNRLMDFLTSREIVNRQIQEIVQSCQPGEVVIRDALYRLGVAQIKTETEEDEEGKQEEDRGC encoded by the exons ATGGAGGCTCCCTATGAAGGCACTGAGGTAACTGTGGTGATGGAGGAGATTGAGAGCACTTACACTTATGCGTCACCGGTGCCAtccaagaagaagaaaaagcataaaaGGACTGCTGATCAAGGAGAAAAAGCCAAGAAGCCTCG ATCTGCTTACCTTCTCTACTACTACGATATTTACTTGAAAGTACAGCAAGACCTTCCACACCTCCCTCAATCTGAAATCAACAAAAAGATCAGTGAGAGCTGGAGGTTGCTCAGTGTGGCTGAAAAGAGCTACTACTTGGAGAAAGCCAAGCTAGAGAAAGAGGGACTGGACCCG AACTCCAAGGCATCCACTCGAACTGCAGTAGTCCCTGACATTCCAGGCTTTCGGAAGATTCTTCCTCGCTCCGATTATATAATTATCCCCAAAACCACTCTTCAAGAAGACAGGAGCAGGCAGtctctggagctgtgtgtgacacagagcccGGCAGCATCGGAAGGCTTGGCGGCTCGCAGGAATGTCACCAGCGTGTCCCGTGGTGACGCCGTGCAGAACATCCTTTCCGTGGACTCGGGCCAGGCCGGCGGCTCGGAGCAGTGCATTGCCATCGAGGGGCTGCCAGAGGACACAGCAGCCTTTGCCCAGCCCGAGCCTGTGGAAGAAGCAGTTGCCTCAGAGGTTCTCTCTCATTATGTTGGGCCTGTGATAGAGAAAGTGGCTGGAGATATCCTTTTGGATGAGGCTTCTTTGGAAATAGAAGGACAGCCGTACCAGACAGCCAGAGTGGTTATTGAGGAGACACTGGTTAGCAGCTCCACAGACATGTCCAAGGGGAGCATCGCTGTGGCCCGTCCCCAGGTGCCTGATGGGGTGTCTGTGGTGACTGTGGTGACTGGGAGG GATACTGAAGAGAGTAGCTCCTCCACACCTGCAACACAGTTTATCATGTTACCTTTGCCAGCTCATTCTGTTGTGGAGAACCCTGCATCAATTAAACTG ACAACCACCTCTACTCGCAGGGGACATGGATATTGCACCAATCCTGGCTGTTCCTTCACTTATGTCACCAGGCATAAGCCACCAAAATGCCCAATATGCGGGAACTTCCTGGGAGGGAAATGGCTCCCAAAG GAAAAGCAACCAAGAAGCAAATCTGAGCCAAATTCAGGCACCTCTCTTAAAACTCCAGCAGCTAAAAGAGGTCAGCAGTCAGCCCTCACAGAGCCCACGGCTGTTAGCGAGAGTTCCTCCAAGTCCACTTTGGAGAGCTCTGAAGCTGTCAGCCAGCTGCTCAATGCTGTGCCTGTCGGAGGGCAGATGCCTGAGATGGAGTGGGAGGAAGTGATCATCTCTGAGGCCCACTTTCTCCCAAATGATGTGCTTGCTGAAGACAGGAGGAGTGCTGTTGGAGTGGTGCTGGGCCAAGAGAGCCAGTGGCAAGCAGACACTTcttcagagcaggcagagaaagGAAGTGTAGGGCTGGGGATGTCGGCGTCTTCTGAGGTGTTGAATCCAAATGCCTCTGTGAAAAAGCCAGTGGTGGG AACTGATGCAACAGCTGCTACACACAAGGGACAAGAAGTAAAAAGTAAACCAAGACCTAAGCCCTctttgctggctgcagccagaccCATGCGAGCCAttctgcctgctccagccagcATGGGGAGAGAGGCCAGCACGGAGCAGCCGAGCAGCAGGCAGGCCTTTGCAAGTACTG ACAAGCATTCTCCTGTGAGAACATCAGGCTTGAAGCCCAGTACACTGAAACAGTTGGGCCAGTCAGTCCTGCAGCCACCAAGTGCTGAGGAGCGAAAG CTCCACAGTTTTGTGACAAGCAGTGCATCTCAGGTTAAAGTTGTGGAGGTCAAACCAGAGATATTCCCTTCCTACAAGTACAGTTGCACCGTAACTTTG GATTTGGGATTAGCAACATCACGAGGCAGAGGGAAATGCAAGAACCCCTCCTGCAGTTATGTGTATACAAACAGGCACAAGCCACCCATCTGTCCAAGCTGTGGATACAACCTTGCCAAAGACAGGactgagaaaacagcaaagtCCCTG GAGGTCAGTCCAGGCCAGTCGGACGTGCTGAACCCCAGTGAGCCCCTGACGCCCTCCCAGAAGGAAATCCAGCGTCAGTCCACGCTGCAGCTGCTGCGCAAGGTGATGCAGATCCCCGAGAACGAGTCGGAGCTGGCAGAGATCTTCACTCTCATCCATGAGCTCAACAGCTCCCGCCTCATCCTTTCCAACGTGAGTGAGGAGACGGTGACCATCGAGCAGACCTCCTGGTCCAACTACTACGAGTCTCCACACGTGCAGTGCCTCCTCTGCAACAGCCCCTTGTTCAAAGGGGGACAGAA TTCCCTTGCTGGTCCTCAGGAGTGCTGGCTTCTGACAGCCAATCGGTTACAGGTGGTTACAGCTCAGGTCAAAGTGTGCTTGAACCTGCAGTGTCTGGCCCTCCACAGCTTCACTGACATTTACACAG GCCTTTTCAATGTGAGTAACAAATTGTTAGTGAGCTTGGATCTTCTGTTTGCAATCCGAAACCACATTAAACTTGGAGAGGATCCCAGAGTGGCTGTTGGCAATATCCTTGACTCTGTTCAGGAGCAAACTG ACAAAAGCCTGAGCCCTGATGAGCAGGGTCAGCTCCAGGAACTGCTGTGCAATGGCTACTGGGCTTTTGAATGCCTGACAGTCCGGGATTACAATGATATGATCTGTGGAATCTGTGGCATAACCCCCAAGGTGGAAATAGCCCAGAGGAATACAGAAAATGTCCTAGCACTGAAAAATATAGAG tTTACTTGGCCAGAATACTTGCCATCAAGTGAAGTGAATGTAGAAGACTTTTGGTCCACCATGGAGACGGAGGTGATTGAGCAGGTGGCTTTTCCTTCTAGCATCCCCATAACAAAGTTTGATGCCTCTATTGTtgctcctttcttccctccactGATGAGAGGAGCAGTGGTGATCAATACAGAGAAGGACAAGAATCTGCATGCACAGCCAGTGCCAG GTAATGGGAGTGCCTTGGTGAGGCTCCTTCAGGAAGAAGTCTTCAGGCCTGAGCTGATAAACTCTTACAgtgaggaagagctgcagagctTTCTGACACAGTGTGGCATCCCCTGGGAGGCATCACATACAAAG GATGAGCTCTGCTACTCCCTCCTGGCTCTGTATGAGTTTGTACAGAATGGGACAAGCATTACACCACCTTCTGCTCATCACACAGGAGGGAAAATCTACAAAGTGTGTCCACATCAG gtTGTGTGTGGCTCAAAGTACATAGTAAGAGGAGAAAATGCTCGGGATCACGTGGACTTGTTGGTATCCTCACGTCACTGGCCTCCAGTATATGTTGTTGATACAGCCTCTTCAGTGGCACTATGTGCAGACCTCTGCTGGCCTGGCCTGACTTCCCAGATGTGGGGGAAGAACCAGGGCTGCTTCTCTGACCCCATGGAACCTCCAACG TACGTGTCCTGCCCTGAACTGCTGGACCAGCACTACAGCGTAGACATGACGGTGGCTGAGCACTCCCTTCAGCACCCTGTCACCAAGTCCTCGGCACGCCGCATTGTCCACACgggctctgagcagagctgggacccCACAGCTCGGCACCGCTGCATGTCCCTGTGCCGCGAGCTGGAGCCCTACGGCGCCATCATCGCCACCATCAACGACAGCAAAACCAGCCACGTGCGCCAAAGGCCCATCACCTTCGAGAACCCCACGCACTATTACCTCTACAACCGCCTCATGGACTTCCTCACCAGCAGGGAAATCGTCAACAGGCAGATCCAGGAGATcgtgcagagctgccagccgGGGGAGGTGGTGATCCGTGACGCGCTCTACCGCCTCGGGGTGGCCCAGATCAAAACAGAAAcggaagaggatgaggaggggaagcaggaggaggataGAGGTTGCTGA
- the CSF1R gene encoding macrophage colony-stimulating factor 1 receptor, which translates to MGPALLLLLTIAGIWHGSASPVISPDLSALVVNTGDPVLLRCSGESEVAWNSKKNTLSNHTISTLSIPKATYRNTGTYSCGYVNSSDKGIAAIHLFVRDPDNVWYSPHFRVRGIEGGNVDLPCLITAPEYGSSVTLIMDDASSLPPGTNYSFSAEKGVRLYNVQSKHKGFYRCQAQINGKIKNSSKIRLVMEEVLEKPVSVMMDPADHVRIVGEPFQVTCRVISPSHKYDIRWVTAAKTVMRTKRTDFENGNYFINDTLSVAAVTMEDTGKYICIANNSVGFRNASTMLQVVERGYVHLTPGQATSQEVALGESVKLQVHIKAYPKLHQWVWEHTNPLKNSKTTRSEDQMISGNNWYNNTLVLNRLQEGEGGFYTFYALNNVTNGSVTFSISLKSSPRVCKIKVPADDPSILQCTAIGYPAPHIEWYQCPLHSDRYTEDYRLLRNDSRPQVVNMLPFQEVEVESIILFQELGDNFTFCCVAINGEGNASDMFHSVTITKSVMALPNKLFSPVLSSCISALVVLLLLLLFLLYKYNQKPKYQVRWKIIEACEGNNYIFIDPTQLPYNEKWEFPRNNLQFGKTLGAGAFGKVVEATAFGLGKEDSVLKVAVKMLKASADTDEQEALMSELKILSHLGHHENIVNLLGACTCGGPILVITEYCRYGDLLNFLRKKAESIMIQDSALDTSIDSAADYKNIELEKKYIRSDSGFSSQGLETYVEMRPVSSSSSSAASDSVQIRGRSLEEEGEAREDLRPLNLSDLLQFSSQVAQGMAFLASKNCIHRDLAARNVLISDGRVAKICDFGLARDIMNDSNYVVKGNARLPVKWMAPESIFDCIYTVQSDVWSYGILLWEIFSLGKSPYPGMVVNSKFYSMVKQGYQMARPDFAPLEMYSIMQACWSLEPTRRPTFDQIGCFIQKELEVHKEQDYTNLPSSAEEDSGCDTSGCCEESCEQEDSGQPLLKGNNYQFC; encoded by the exons GCTCAGCATCTCCGGTGATCAGCCCTGACCTCTCTGCCCTGGTTGTCAACACGGGTGATCCAGTCCTCTTGCGCTGCTCAGGAGAGTCCGAAGTTGCATGGAATAGCAAAAAGAATACACTCAGTAACCACACCATCAGCACACTCAGTATTCCCAAGGCCACTTACAGGAACACAGGCACCTATAGCTGTGGTTATGTCAACAGCAGTGACAAGGGCATTGCAGCCATCCACCTGTTTGTGCGAG accCTGATAACGTGTGGTACAGCCCCCATTTCCGTGTCCGGGGAATTGAAGGGGGGAATGTTGATCTCCCCTGCCTCATCACGGCCCCCGAGTATGGATCCAGCGTCACTCTGATTATGGATGATGCCTCTTCTCTCCCACCTGGGACCAACTACTCCTTCAGTGCTGAGAAAGGAGTAAGACTGTACAATGTGCAAAGCAAGCATAAAGGTTTTTACCGATGCCAAGCAcagataaatggaaaaataaagaattcatCTAAAATAAGACTGGTTATGGAAGAAG TACTGGAGAAGCCTGTGTCAGTGATGATGGACCCTGCAGACCACGTGCGAATCGTGGGCGAACCTTTCCAAGTCACCTGCAGAGTGATTTCTCCTTCCCACAAGTATGACATCAGATGGGTGACAGCAGCAAAGACG GTCATGAGAACTAAAAGGACTGACTTTGAAAATGGTAACTACTTCATCAATGACACCCTGTCTGTTGCAGCCGTGACCATGGAAGACACTGGGAAGTACATCTGTATAGCTAACAATTCAGTAGGATTCAGGAATGCCTCAACAATGCTTCAGGTAGTAG AGAGAGGTTACGTGCACCTGACCCCAGGGCAAGCCACCAGCCAGGAGGTTGCTCTGGGAGAGAGTGTGAAGCTGCAGGTCCACATTAAGGCTTACCCAAAACTTCACCAGTGGGTCTGGGAACACACGAATCCCTTAAAGAACTCTAAAACCACCAGATCCGAGGACCAAATGATCTCTGGAAACAACTG GTACAACAACACACTCGTCCTGAACCgcctgcaggaaggagagggagggtTCTACACCTTTTATGCCCTCAACAATGTGACCAATGGATCAGTTACCTTCAGTATCTCTCTGAAAT CTTCTCCAAGGGTCTGCAAAATCAAGGTGCCAGCCGATGACCCCAGCATCCTTCAGTGCACGGCCATCGGGTACCCTGCCCCTCACATCGAGTGGTACCAGTGCCCCCTGCACTCAGACAG GTACACTGAGGACTACAGATTGCTACGGAATGACTCCAGACCCCAGGTGGTGAATATGTTGCCCTTCCAGGAGGTGGAGGTGGAGAGCATCATCCTCTTCCAGGAGCTGGGTGACAATTTCACCTTCTGCTGCGTGGCCATTAATGGAGAAGGGAATGCCTCTGACATGTTTCACTCAGTCACCATCACCA agaGCGTCATGGCCCTTCCAAACAAACTCTTCAGCcctgtcctctcctcctgcaTAAGTGCATTGGTggtgctcctcctcctgctcctcttcctgctctaCAAGTACAACCAG AAACCCAAATACCAGGTGCGGTGGAAGATCATTGAGGCCTGTGAAGGCAATAATTACATCTTTATTGATCCCACTCAGCTGCCATACAATGAAAAATGGGAGTTTCCAAGGAACAACCTCCAGTTTG gAAAAACTCTTGGAGCAGGAGCCTTTGGAAAAGTGGTAGAAGCCACAGCTTTTGGGCTGGGTAAAGAAGATTCGGTGCTCAAAGTGGCTGTGAAGATGCTAAAGG CATCAGCAGACACGGATGAGCAGGAGGCTCTCATGTCTGAGCTGAAGATCCTGAGTCACCTGGGACACCACGAGAACATTGTTAACCTGCTGGGGGCATGTACCTGTGGAG gccCAATCCTTGTCATCACTGAGTACTGTCGCTATGGAGATCTGCTGAATTTCCTGCGGAAGAAGGCTGAATCCATAATGATCCAGGATTCTGCCCTGGACACCTCTATAGACAGCGCTGCTGATTACAAAAACATTGAGCTAGAGAAGAAATACATCCGCAG TGACAGTGGCTTTTCAAGCCAGGGTTTGGAAACATATGTTGAAATGAGGCCTGTGTCGTCATCATCCTCTTCAGCAGCATCAGATTCTGTGCAAATCAGGG GGAGAAGCTTGGAGGAAGAAGGTGAAGCCAGGGAGGATCTCCGACCCCTCAATCTCTCTGACCTGCTTCAGTTCTCCAGCCAGGTGGCCCAGGGCATGGCATTCCTTGCATCAAAGAAT TGCATCCACCGTGACTTAGCAGCCAGGAACGTGCTCATATCAGATGGACGGGTAGCCAAGATCTGTGACTTTGGCCTGGCCCGGGACATCATGAATGACTCAAATTATGTTGTGAAAGGCAAC GCCCGCCTGCCCGTGAAATGGATGGCTCCAGAGAGCATCTTTGACTGCATTTACACAGTGCAGAGTGATGTGTGGTCTTACGGCATCCTGCTCTGGGAGATCTTCTCCCTTG GGAAGAGCCCCTATCCTGGCATGGTGGTGAACAGCAAGTTCTACAGCATGGTGAAGCAGGGATATCAGATGGCCAGGCCTGACTTCGCTCCCTTGGAAAT GTACAGCATCATGCAGGCGTGCTGGAGCCTGGAGCCCACACGGAGACCCACCTTTGACCAGATTGGCTGCTTCATCCAGAAAGAGCTGGAGGTGCATAAGGAACAG gactACACCAACCTCCCCTCCAGTGCTGAGGAGGACAGTGGCTGCGACACCTCTGGCTGCTGTGAGGAGTCCTGTGAGCAAGAGGACAGTGGGCAGCCCCTTCTCAAGGGCAACAACTACCAGTTCTGTTAG